One window of Chryseobacterium indologenes genomic DNA carries:
- a CDS encoding IucA/IucC family protein, producing MNTNLKNTVSQENWNQANRNLMAKTIAELMHEELLKPVATFEDQDGYTIFKLETGFENITYSFRGQERMMDYWHIDKNSITKTENGEDLSAVDVAAFFLEMQSIFDLDPYTIARYTEELLHTLYCDAFILSKGVMSSKDLADADYQTVEHNMTGHPWVIVNKSRLGFSPRDLKTFAPEADENLKVIWLASHKSRSSFQALEHIDREQFYRSEIGEDLYNNFQQQLISEGKNVEDYHFIPVHPWQWEHKLQIHFAGDIASGLLIQLGEGSDTYSPQQSIRTLFNVDNPKKRYLKTAVSILSTGNIRGLSPKQMKIAPAITDWVKGLIKDDAYLENKETIFLGEEAAITYLHPQYGTIASVPYQYNEFLGALWRESAENYLKEDEQMVTMASLLYVDESGVPLVQAFAEKAGVSIKEWIESYLDAYLTPLLHIYYTHSLCVTPHGENIMVVLKNGIPKRIVIKDFVDDIVLTTEAREKLPAHLADGLIQSSNKENIPLFILLGVFDAFFRYLSNALHTYSDFKEEKFWGLVHNCVENYKAENTHLQERYEKYDLYVPAFKRFYINSLRLKNNGYSENKAFAIPRKDGALPNPLYQIANKNSVAAV from the coding sequence ATGAACACCAACTTAAAAAATACAGTAAGCCAGGAAAACTGGAATCAGGCCAACAGAAACCTAATGGCCAAAACCATCGCAGAGCTGATGCATGAAGAGCTTCTCAAACCTGTGGCAACTTTTGAAGATCAGGACGGATATACCATTTTTAAACTTGAAACAGGATTTGAAAATATTACCTACAGCTTCCGCGGACAGGAAAGGATGATGGATTATTGGCATATTGATAAAAACAGTATTACAAAGACCGAAAACGGTGAAGATCTGTCTGCCGTAGATGTGGCGGCTTTCTTTCTGGAAATGCAGTCAATTTTTGATTTAGATCCTTATACCATTGCAAGATATACAGAAGAATTGCTGCATACGCTGTATTGTGATGCTTTTATTTTATCCAAAGGAGTAATGTCTTCAAAAGACCTTGCGGATGCTGATTACCAGACTGTGGAGCACAACATGACCGGACATCCGTGGGTTATTGTGAACAAAAGCCGATTGGGTTTTTCTCCACGTGATCTGAAAACATTTGCCCCTGAAGCAGATGAGAATTTAAAAGTAATCTGGCTGGCTTCCCATAAAAGCAGATCGTCATTCCAGGCTTTGGAACATATTGACCGAGAGCAGTTTTATCGTTCCGAAATAGGAGAGGATTTATATAATAATTTTCAACAACAACTGATTAGTGAAGGTAAAAATGTTGAAGATTACCACTTTATTCCTGTACATCCTTGGCAGTGGGAGCACAAGCTTCAGATTCATTTTGCCGGAGATATTGCTTCCGGACTTTTAATCCAGCTGGGAGAGGGAAGTGATACCTACAGCCCGCAGCAAAGTATCCGTACTTTATTCAATGTAGATAATCCTAAAAAGAGATACCTGAAAACAGCTGTTTCTATTCTGAGTACAGGAAATATCAGAGGATTATCACCTAAGCAGATGAAAATTGCTCCTGCCATTACAGACTGGGTAAAAGGCTTAATTAAAGATGATGCTTACCTTGAAAATAAAGAAACTATTTTCTTAGGAGAAGAAGCTGCCATCACTTATCTGCACCCACAGTACGGAACTATTGCCAGTGTTCCTTACCAATACAATGAATTCCTTGGAGCATTATGGAGAGAAAGTGCTGAAAACTATCTGAAAGAAGATGAGCAAATGGTAACCATGGCTTCTTTACTTTATGTAGATGAAAGTGGAGTTCCATTGGTTCAGGCATTTGCAGAAAAAGCAGGTGTGAGTATCAAAGAATGGATTGAAAGCTATCTTGATGCCTATCTTACCCCATTATTACACATTTATTACACCCATTCATTATGTGTAACGCCACATGGAGAAAACATTATGGTTGTTTTGAAAAATGGAATTCCAAAAAGAATCGTAATCAAAGATTTTGTGGATGATATTGTACTTACCACAGAAGCCAGAGAAAAACTTCCTGCACACCTTGCAGACGGTTTGATTCAGTCTTCCAACAAAGAAAATATCCCGTTGTTTATTTTGCTGGGTGTTTTTGATGCTTTCTTCAGATATCTGTCAAATGCATTGCATACCTATTCAGACTTTAAGGAAGAAAAATTCTGGGGACTTGTCCACAACTGTGTAGAAAATTATAAAGCTGAGAATACCCACCTTCAGGAAAGATACGAAAAGTATGACCTGTACGTGCCTGCATTTAAAAGATTCTATATCAACAGTCTGCGTCTGAAAAATAACGGTTACAGTGAAAATAAAGCATTTGCCATTCCGAGAAAAGACGGAGCACTGCCTAATCCGCTGTATCAGATTGCCAATAAAAATTCAGTAGCAGCAGTATGA